In Ferrimicrobium sp., the following are encoded in one genomic region:
- a CDS encoding EAL domain-containing protein — MQERLDDQGVDITCLDAAPVVGVITATLANPAAMDIVTQPIVSLNHGGIVGYEALARFEGEIPTERLFMEASELGLGAELEAIALERGLAVLRQLPHGFVLHVNVSPTYLGMREIHHILIKNPLDRVVIELTEHIPVSEIKPLRRQLAIYRALGARIALDDAGAGYGGLELMYELEPDMIKVDRFLISDLDRSPTKAAVVATLVNAARAKDIQVVAEGIETQAEFDAAARLGIDMGQGYWIARPGPGLPRISAAKLASHSRKERNVTLGRELAEVTEPVATAFGSSSFVGQTLGVGVDHFGRPLFVWSISADGVERVRSVTEVECGSSLGECLRRGLARGVDTRLDPLVVTDHARRVLGIVRIEQLLTAGGGTVAVEAS; from the coding sequence ATGCAAGAGCGATTAGACGACCAGGGAGTGGATATTACCTGTCTGGATGCCGCCCCTGTCGTCGGGGTCATTACCGCGACGCTGGCGAATCCGGCAGCGATGGATATCGTAACGCAGCCCATCGTCTCCCTCAATCATGGTGGGATTGTTGGCTATGAGGCGCTTGCGCGCTTCGAAGGGGAGATCCCTACCGAACGACTGTTCATGGAGGCGTCGGAGCTTGGCCTCGGAGCTGAACTGGAGGCGATCGCGCTCGAACGAGGGCTTGCAGTTTTGCGCCAACTACCGCATGGGTTTGTTCTTCACGTCAATGTATCGCCAACCTATCTCGGCATGCGTGAAATCCATCACATTCTTATCAAGAACCCGCTCGATCGTGTGGTCATCGAGTTGACTGAGCACATCCCGGTCTCCGAGATCAAGCCACTTCGACGCCAGCTTGCCATCTATCGGGCACTTGGGGCCAGGATAGCTCTTGATGATGCCGGTGCTGGCTATGGAGGGCTTGAGTTGATGTATGAACTTGAGCCAGATATGATCAAAGTCGATCGCTTCCTGATCAGCGATCTCGATCGTAGCCCGACCAAGGCAGCGGTGGTCGCGACGCTGGTCAACGCGGCGCGTGCCAAGGATATCCAAGTCGTCGCCGAGGGCATCGAGACCCAAGCTGAGTTCGATGCCGCTGCTCGGCTCGGAATCGACATGGGCCAGGGGTACTGGATTGCTCGCCCCGGTCCTGGTCTCCCTCGTATCAGCGCAGCAAAGCTGGCGAGTCACAGTCGCAAGGAGCGCAACGTGACGCTCGGGCGTGAACTTGCTGAGGTGACCGAGCCGGTTGCGACCGCCTTTGGAAGCTCCAGCTTCGTAGGTCAGACCCTCGGGGTAGGGGTTGATCATTTTGGTCGTCCCCTCTTTGTCTGGTCGATCAGTGCCGACGGAGTCGAACGCGTGAGGTCCGTTACAGAAGTGGAATGTGGCTCCTCGCTAGGGGAGTGTCTCAGGCGGGGCCTCGCTCGCGGTGTCGACACCAGACTCGATCCGCTGGTAGTGACCGATCATGCTCGTCGCGTGTTGGGGATCGTGCGTATTGAACAGCTGCTTACCGCTGGAGGTGGCACGGTCGCGGTGGAGGCGTCATGA